A window of the Streptomyces sp. NBC_01351 genome harbors these coding sequences:
- a CDS encoding PPOX class F420-dependent oxidoreductase has translation MTLTLDELNRGRYVSLTTFRKDGTPVATPVWAVADGGELYVWTRTKTWKVKRIRNNGRVTVAACDVKGTVAAGAPVLEGEARLLDEAGLKRVRKLMSRKYTWQFWAVDLPGTVARLGKRPHTAIAVKL, from the coding sequence ATGACTCTGACGCTCGACGAGCTGAACCGGGGCAGATACGTCAGCCTCACCACCTTCCGCAAGGACGGCACGCCCGTCGCCACTCCGGTGTGGGCCGTGGCGGACGGCGGTGAGCTGTACGTGTGGACGCGCACGAAGACGTGGAAGGTGAAGCGGATCCGCAACAACGGGCGGGTCACCGTCGCCGCGTGCGACGTGAAGGGCACGGTGGCGGCGGGCGCGCCGGTGCTGGAGGGCGAGGCGCGACTGCTGGACGAGGCGGGCCTGAAGCGGGTGCGGAAGCTGATGTCGCGGAAGTACACCTGGCAGTTCTGGGCGGTGGACCTTCCCGGCACGGTGGCCCGGCTGGGCAAGCGGCCGCACACGGCGATCGCCGTCAAGCTTTGA
- a CDS encoding helix-turn-helix domain-containing protein, whose amino-acid sequence MVRTPLTPEERERGERLGALLREARAGRSMVEVAASAGLSAETLRKIETGRAPTPAFFTVAALAEALGLSLDDVMRRCALVAL is encoded by the coding sequence ATGGTCCGAACCCCCTTGACCCCGGAAGAGCGCGAGCGCGGCGAGCGGCTGGGCGCGCTCCTGCGGGAGGCCCGTGCCGGGCGCAGCATGGTCGAGGTCGCGGCGAGCGCCGGGCTGTCCGCGGAGACCCTCCGCAAGATCGAGACCGGCCGCGCGCCCACCCCCGCCTTCTTCACCGTCGCGGCCCTCGCCGAGGCCCTCGGCCTCTCCCTGGACGATGTGATGCGCCGCTGCGCGCTCGTCGCGCTCTGA
- a CDS encoding nitrilase-related carbon-nitrogen hydrolase, with translation MAQVVRAALVQATWTGDTESMIAKHEEHARRAAAQGAQIIGFQEVFNAPYFCQVQEPEHYRWAEAVPDGPTVRRMQDLARETGMVIVVPVFELESAGFYYNTAAVIDADGSYLGKYRKHHIPQVKGFWEKYYFRPGNLGWPVFDTAVGKVGVYICYDRHFPEGWRQLGLAGAQLVYNPSATSRGLSAYLWQLEQPASAVANEYFVAAINRVGQEEYGDNDFYGTSYFVDPRGQFVGEVASDKEEELLVRDLDFGLIEEVRNQWAFYRDRRPDAYGGLVQP, from the coding sequence ATGGCCCAAGTCGTCCGCGCCGCGCTGGTCCAGGCCACCTGGACCGGAGACACCGAATCGATGATCGCCAAACACGAGGAGCACGCCCGCCGCGCGGCCGCGCAGGGCGCGCAGATCATCGGCTTCCAGGAGGTGTTCAACGCCCCCTACTTCTGCCAGGTCCAGGAACCCGAGCACTACCGCTGGGCCGAGGCCGTCCCCGACGGTCCCACCGTCCGCCGCATGCAGGACCTGGCCCGCGAGACCGGCATGGTCATCGTCGTGCCGGTCTTCGAACTCGAGAGCGCCGGCTTCTACTACAACACCGCCGCCGTCATCGACGCCGACGGCAGCTACCTCGGCAAGTACCGCAAGCACCACATCCCCCAGGTCAAGGGATTCTGGGAGAAGTACTACTTCCGCCCGGGCAACCTCGGCTGGCCCGTCTTCGACACGGCCGTCGGCAAGGTCGGCGTCTACATCTGCTACGACCGGCACTTCCCCGAAGGCTGGCGTCAACTCGGCCTTGCCGGAGCCCAGTTGGTCTACAACCCGTCCGCCACCTCCCGAGGCCTGTCCGCCTACCTGTGGCAGCTGGAACAGCCCGCCTCCGCCGTCGCCAACGAGTACTTCGTCGCCGCCATCAACCGCGTCGGCCAAGAGGAGTACGGCGACAACGACTTCTACGGCACCAGCTACTTCGTCGACCCGCGCGGCCAGTTCGTCGGCGAGGTCGCCAGCGACAAGGAGGAGGAACTCCTCGTCCGCGACCTCGACTTCGGCCTCATCGAAGAGGTCCGCAACCAGTGGGCCTTCTACCGCGACCGCCGCCCCGACGCCTACGGAGGACTCGTACAGCCGTGA